A genomic stretch from Candidatus Nitrososphaera gargensis Ga9.2 includes:
- the thiD gene encoding bifunctional hydroxymethylpyrimidine kinase/phosphomethylpyrimidine kinase: protein MKIALSIAGSDSGAGAGIQADLKTFSALGVYGCTTITAITAQNTKRVAEIFEVSPAMVEQQIRSVMTDMPPDAIKIGMVYSRQIIDVIYQSLKKSKVPIVLDPILAAGTGASLLRDDAFDPFVSKLMPICTLVAPNRIEAEKLSGMTIKTESDSIEAARKIKKLGAENVIVKGGHFGASSVTDLLLDRRGRLTEITNPRIEIKESHGSGCNFSSAITAYLAKGASLEDACRMANEYVHIAIKNAVRVGRGLPVTNPLSAIYRDASRYRVIAELQAAVEQVSTLDGFYKLIPETQTNFAYALPDATDISEVAGVRGRIVRIGNTAVPASYIEFGASRHMASAIIGYMQVNPAFRSVINIRFNDKLVNVCKSLFTVSSYDRSKEPKGIKKREGSSVSWGTMQALSKNPRADIIYHRGDIGKEPMITVFGRNPGEVVTKIKAILENY from the coding sequence TTGAAGATTGCGCTATCAATAGCGGGCAGCGACTCTGGAGCTGGAGCTGGCATACAGGCTGACCTCAAGACTTTTTCAGCCCTCGGTGTTTACGGATGCACCACCATTACGGCGATAACCGCGCAGAACACCAAGAGGGTGGCCGAGATATTCGAAGTCTCGCCGGCAATGGTAGAGCAGCAAATAAGGTCGGTCATGACCGACATGCCGCCTGACGCCATCAAGATAGGAATGGTCTATAGCAGGCAGATAATAGATGTCATTTATCAATCACTCAAAAAATCAAAAGTTCCAATTGTGCTTGACCCCATTCTTGCAGCAGGTACTGGCGCCAGTCTGCTCCGCGACGACGCATTTGACCCGTTTGTGTCAAAGCTGATGCCGATCTGCACTCTGGTGGCTCCCAACAGGATCGAAGCAGAAAAGCTCTCAGGAATGACAATCAAGACAGAAAGTGACAGCATAGAAGCAGCAAGAAAAATAAAGAAACTAGGAGCGGAAAACGTCATCGTAAAAGGCGGCCACTTTGGGGCTTCCAGCGTTACTGATCTGCTGCTGGATAGAAGGGGCAGGCTGACAGAGATCACGAACCCGAGAATAGAAATAAAGGAAAGCCACGGCTCTGGATGCAACTTTTCGTCTGCAATCACCGCCTACCTTGCCAAGGGCGCATCTCTGGAGGATGCATGCAGGATGGCCAACGAGTATGTCCACATCGCAATCAAAAATGCAGTCAGGGTGGGCAGGGGTCTGCCAGTCACAAACCCATTATCTGCAATCTACCGCGATGCCAGCCGCTACCGCGTGATTGCAGAACTCCAAGCGGCGGTAGAGCAGGTCAGCACCCTTGACGGCTTTTACAAGTTGATACCCGAGACGCAGACGAACTTTGCTTATGCGCTGCCTGATGCAACAGACATTTCAGAAGTAGCAGGAGTGCGGGGAAGAATAGTCAGGATCGGCAACACCGCCGTTCCAGCCTCTTACATCGAGTTTGGGGCATCAAGGCATATGGCATCTGCAATAATTGGATACATGCAAGTCAATCCCGCCTTCCGGTCCGTCATCAACATCAGGTTCAACGATAAACTGGTGAATGTATGCAAGTCGTTGTTTACTGTGTCCAGCTACGATAGGAGCAAGGAGCCTAAGGGCATCAAGAAGAGAGAAGGATCAAGTGTGTCATGGGGGACCATGCAGGCGCTCTCAAAGAACCCAAGAGCCGATATCATTTATCACAGAGGAGACATTGGCAAGGAGCCCATGATAACGGTCTTTGGCAGGAACCCGGGTGAAGTTGTAACCAAGATCAAGGCAATACTGGAAAATTATTGA
- a CDS encoding galactose-1-phosphate uridylyltransferase, producing MGDLRKDYVLDKFVVVPEANQAATAGDKPEGSKCPYCPGNESMTEPALLALVVQDGMLQRLSDSEDSIIEDWSVRVFQSKNPVVATGAATSYSDKPLYSEPAYGYHQIVVASPDHKQSLSQMSVEQWGNVLVVIQDRVRWLYTQKSVTYVSIYVNSGVGAGAQVAHPHLHIVTFSTIPPVIELEAEGSHRFMNENGNCPACNIIGVESSGPRQILATDSFLAFCPWAPTYPYEFWIYPKRHITSFSKITQKEINDLALMLRATLGGMSKALKDAPFNLVFHLSPEKKNSRQIHWHIEVYPQLNTWSGLERGFGVFVNNVRPEKSAEILGSASRKELAGLVGIV from the coding sequence TTGGGGGATCTGCGCAAAGACTATGTTCTTGACAAATTTGTTGTTGTGCCTGAAGCCAATCAGGCTGCTACCGCTGGCGACAAGCCAGAGGGCAGCAAATGCCCATACTGTCCCGGCAACGAATCAATGACAGAGCCGGCGCTGCTTGCGCTGGTCGTCCAAGATGGCATGCTCCAGCGCCTCTCAGACAGCGAGGACAGCATCATCGAGGACTGGTCAGTCAGGGTTTTCCAGAGCAAGAACCCTGTGGTCGCAACAGGCGCTGCGACAAGCTACAGCGACAAACCTCTCTACAGCGAGCCTGCCTACGGGTACCATCAGATAGTCGTGGCGTCGCCAGATCACAAGCAGAGCCTCTCACAAATGTCAGTTGAGCAGTGGGGCAACGTGCTTGTCGTGATCCAAGACCGGGTACGGTGGCTCTACACACAAAAGAGCGTGACGTATGTCTCGATCTATGTCAACAGCGGGGTGGGCGCAGGCGCGCAGGTGGCGCACCCGCACCTGCATATCGTCACTTTTTCCACGATACCTCCAGTTATCGAGCTTGAGGCCGAAGGGTCGCACAGGTTCATGAACGAAAATGGTAACTGCCCTGCATGCAATATTATCGGCGTTGAGTCGAGCGGGCCGCGCCAGATCTTGGCAACGGATAGCTTCCTTGCATTCTGCCCTTGGGCGCCGACCTACCCGTATGAATTTTGGATATATCCAAAGAGGCACATCACGTCCTTTTCGAAGATAACGCAGAAGGAGATAAACGACCTTGCCCTCATGCTCCGGGCGACGCTTGGGGGCATGTCAAAGGCGCTCAAGGACGCGCCGTTCAACTTAGTGTTCCACCTGTCGCCTGAGAAAAAGAATAGCCGGCAGATCCACTGGCACATTGAGGTGTATCCACAATTGAACACATGGTCAGGTCTGGAGCGGGGCTTTGGGGTTTTCGTAAACAACGTCAGGCCGGAAAAGTCTGCAGAAATACTGGGCTCAGCGAGCAGGAAAGAGCTGGCCGGGCTCGTAGGCATAGTATGA
- a CDS encoding calcium-binding protein, translating to MPTLAPLALAALLVLPLMAAFAATISGTPDNNVIKGTPYRDTIYGYGSSDKLYGGIGDDDLYGGSGNDYMHDMSGYDTDNLYGGSGADIIKCKGYQCNVHGDSGNDL from the coding sequence TTGCCAACTCTTGCACCACTTGCGTTGGCAGCGTTGCTGGTGCTTCCGCTAATGGCTGCCTTTGCTGCAACAATTTCTGGAACCCCGGACAACAATGTGATAAAAGGAACGCCGTATAGGGACACAATATACGGCTATGGCTCTTCCGACAAGCTGTATGGCGGTATAGGCGATGATGACCTATACGGGGGTTCGGGAAATGACTACATGCATGACATGTCGGGCTACGATACCGACAACCTCTACGGCGGCTCTGGTGCAGACATCATAAAATGTAAAGGCTACCAATGCAACGTGCACGGCGATTCAGGCAACGACTTATAG
- a CDS encoding H/ACA ribonucleoprotein complex subunit GAR1: MSLTNVGEIGEIMHLAKSGRLIVKLNAAGAGIRAGELLVDGSGKRVGRVAELIGPVSAPYASVIPMTDRTSRLVGSKVFSGGFAKMSRSQGRGSGRRSTR, encoded by the coding sequence ATGTCGCTTACCAACGTGGGGGAGATCGGGGAAATTATGCATCTGGCAAAAAGTGGAAGGTTGATAGTCAAACTCAACGCAGCGGGTGCCGGCATCCGGGCTGGCGAGCTGCTCGTTGATGGATCGGGCAAGAGAGTAGGCAGAGTGGCAGAGTTGATCGGTCCTGTGAGCGCGCCATACGCGTCGGTCATACCAATGACTGACAGGACGAGCAGGCTTGTCGGATCCAAGGTTTTCAGCGGCGGTTTTGCTAAAATGTCTCGCAGCCAGGGTAGGGGCTCTGGCCGCAGGTCGACGAGGTAG
- a CDS encoding UDP-N-acetyl glucosamine 2-epimerase, translating into MSVREIDVSRSLLPVKVSDNLQSVFAKARKEGTPVLAIVTGTKPDFYKQAPLVIEAAKENLPVFVINTGQHFDEVLGFGIEEFNLQQFVGCNLQIRGDLMEKASELIIKFGSFGRYCRKNFGTESLLPIVHGDTLVAGIAPLAWVFGMGQKVGQNEAGLRSMSPEAIKRLKACREPTKAEIRRFISSQFDGRWFLAREEPFPEQIDTWICSAGTQFFFAPTKLNRDNLVREGYPENFVHVVGNSVVDAIHQKRKEKSRQSIFDLYPQLEKGQWIRMDIHRRENLTHRRFTSIIGGLVQLIKNTDKKVVLVMLNATVSALKQYNLESKLKGLTEEHPDKFIMTPLWKEYANVIEFLDSGRCWAEMTDSGSMQEELLYFPKVTSLTVRLNTDRPETIFDAKSNILVPPLSPNWIASIVNEAYDKEEGLGMRLRRKKQMYGRPGQVSRSIIKIIKKEFENGDANFYPWLHQRLGLWKEGQGLDYM; encoded by the coding sequence TTGAGCGTCAGGGAGATAGATGTATCGCGCAGCCTGCTACCTGTAAAGGTATCAGATAATCTCCAATCTGTCTTTGCCAAGGCACGAAAAGAGGGCACGCCTGTGCTTGCGATAGTGACCGGCACGAAGCCGGACTTTTACAAGCAGGCGCCACTTGTAATCGAGGCGGCAAAAGAAAACCTGCCTGTCTTTGTCATAAACACCGGCCAGCACTTTGATGAGGTGCTCGGCTTTGGAATCGAGGAGTTCAACCTGCAGCAGTTCGTAGGCTGCAACCTCCAGATAAGGGGCGACCTGATGGAAAAGGCAAGCGAGCTGATAATCAAGTTTGGCTCGTTTGGCCGGTACTGCAGGAAGAACTTTGGCACAGAATCACTCCTTCCAATAGTCCACGGCGACACGCTGGTGGCGGGCATCGCGCCACTTGCATGGGTGTTTGGCATGGGGCAAAAGGTCGGGCAGAACGAGGCAGGCCTCCGTTCCATGAGCCCCGAGGCGATCAAGAGACTGAAAGCATGCAGAGAACCGACAAAAGCAGAAATACGCAGGTTCATCAGCAGCCAGTTTGACGGCAGGTGGTTCCTTGCAAGGGAAGAGCCCTTCCCAGAGCAGATAGATACATGGATATGCTCTGCTGGAACCCAGTTCTTTTTTGCACCCACCAAGCTCAACAGGGACAACCTCGTGAGGGAAGGCTACCCTGAGAACTTTGTCCACGTCGTTGGCAATTCAGTAGTTGACGCAATACATCAAAAGAGGAAGGAAAAGTCCCGCCAGAGCATCTTTGACCTCTACCCGCAGCTGGAAAAAGGCCAATGGATAAGGATGGACATTCATAGGCGCGAGAACCTAACGCACCGGCGCTTTACCTCTATAATCGGCGGGCTGGTCCAGCTGATCAAGAACACTGACAAGAAGGTGGTCTTGGTCATGCTGAACGCAACAGTGTCTGCCCTGAAACAGTACAACCTTGAGTCAAAGCTGAAGGGCCTTACGGAAGAGCATCCTGATAAATTCATCATGACGCCGCTGTGGAAAGAATATGCAAACGTGATCGAATTCCTAGACAGCGGCCGCTGCTGGGCGGAAATGACTGATTCGGGATCGATGCAGGAAGAATTGCTGTATTTCCCGAAAGTAACGTCGCTGACAGTCAGGCTCAACACCGACAGGCCGGAAACGATATTTGACGCCAAGAGCAACATTCTGGTTCCGCCACTGAGCCCCAATTGGATAGCATCGATTGTCAATGAGGCGTACGACAAGGAAGAGGGGCTGGGCATGAGGCTGCGGCGCAAAAAGCAGATGTATGGAAGGCCGGGACAGGTATCAAGGAGCATAATCAAGATAATCAAGAAAGAGTTTGAAAACGGCGACGCCAACTTTTACCCCTGGCTGCACCAGAGGCTTGGGCTCTGGAAGGAAGGCCAAGGCCTCGACTACATGTAG
- a CDS encoding 30S ribosomal protein S8e: MRKSIENLAGRKMTGGRKVAMRGRRKFEIDRYPNEAVVGPTQIVARRTRGNNIKAAFKTAEFANVVDKEAKKVTKSKILKVNKNPANRDYERRGVISKGAVIETESGTAVVVSRPGQDGVVNAVLVKAAAAKTS; this comes from the coding sequence ATGCGAAAATCGATAGAGAACCTTGCTGGGCGCAAGATGACTGGCGGACGCAAGGTTGCCATGAGAGGAAGACGCAAGTTCGAGATTGACAGGTATCCAAATGAAGCCGTGGTCGGCCCGACCCAGATCGTTGCCAGAAGGACAAGGGGCAACAATATCAAGGCCGCATTCAAGACTGCCGAGTTTGCCAATGTCGTTGACAAGGAAGCCAAAAAGGTCACAAAGTCCAAGATCCTGAAGGTGAACAAGAACCCTGCAAACAGAGACTATGAAAGAAGGGGCGTCATAAGCAAGGGCGCAGTGATCGAGACTGAAAGCGGCACTGCAGTGGTGGTCTCCCGCCCGGGGCAGGACGGAGTCGTCAACGCCGTTCTGGTAAAAGCAGCGGCAGCCAAGACTTCATGA
- the scpB gene encoding SMC-Scp complex subunit ScpB produces the protein MRDSLPENEIAARIEAALYSAGRPLSVDELIKASGTNSKEKTLRVVNELVKKTKTTFKAIEIAQLEDGAYVFQLRPEYTPLVRRFAQHPLIPSAALKTLSYIAYEQPVTSKRLVQIRGSQVYSHIRILEQLQFVEHENLGRLKVYRTTPKFQNYFGITDLNAMKSKLVATTNKQSPPSPRAAAAGPPRSPEKS, from the coding sequence TTGCGCGACTCGCTTCCAGAAAATGAAATTGCCGCAAGGATAGAGGCGGCGCTCTACTCTGCTGGCAGGCCGCTGTCGGTGGACGAGCTGATAAAGGCGTCTGGCACCAACTCCAAGGAAAAGACGCTGCGCGTCGTCAACGAGCTTGTTAAGAAAACCAAGACCACATTCAAGGCAATCGAGATAGCACAGCTGGAGGACGGAGCATATGTGTTCCAGCTTAGGCCGGAATATACACCACTTGTCAGAAGGTTCGCTCAGCACCCCTTGATACCGTCAGCGGCGCTCAAGACCCTCTCCTACATTGCGTACGAACAGCCGGTGACTTCAAAGAGGCTTGTGCAGATTAGGGGAAGCCAGGTATATTCGCACATCAGGATCCTTGAGCAGCTGCAGTTCGTAGAGCATGAAAACCTTGGGAGGCTTAAGGTCTACCGCACGACCCCCAAGTTCCAGAACTACTTTGGCATAACTGACCTGAACGCGATGAAGAGCAAGCTGGTGGCGACAACTAACAAGCAGTCTCCGCCATCTCCACGAGCTGCAGCAGCGGGCCCGCCTCGGTCTCCAGAAAAGTCTTAA
- a CDS encoding putative sugar nucleotidyl transferase, which yields MGIALFEDSHWQNFSPISLTKATFDIKVGARSFFEEHQVMPEVLLTREYLAGVTSERHVRCRVNPSSIDADTVFVNGLLHPGTIFPDRLQKVGHTFAITAGDRLLVARLGRKGIEYLSDCVAAGKNIDVRKLDVEKSTKLKAEESQGLLSEPWDIITLLENSLALQTSKMQGESDLGPGVRVAGNHAIAIARNASVEEGTVLDARQGGIYIGPDAYVATSRIVGPAYIGGMTQVKQFTIIESSFIGHNCRVAGEIEHSVISDHTNKTHAGFIGHSYVGEWVNIGAMTTTSDLKMTYGSIKMASGGGKTKVDTGQNKIGSFIADMTKTSIGTLIYSGRRIGTSSHLHGLVAQDVPSFTIYGSSIGATNTELELCSAIETQKKMMSRRNQTMSKAYEQMIKDVFSMTATERKRAGVRKAKFAL from the coding sequence ATGGGCATAGCCCTGTTTGAGGACTCACACTGGCAGAACTTTTCCCCAATCTCCCTTACGAAGGCGACGTTTGACATCAAGGTCGGGGCAAGGAGCTTTTTTGAAGAGCATCAGGTGATGCCTGAAGTGCTGCTGACAAGGGAATATCTGGCAGGCGTCACGAGTGAGCGGCACGTCCGGTGCAGAGTCAACCCAAGTTCAATCGATGCCGACACGGTGTTTGTCAACGGCCTCCTACACCCCGGGACAATCTTCCCGGACCGCCTGCAGAAAGTCGGCCACACCTTTGCAATAACTGCCGGCGACAGGCTGCTTGTTGCAAGGCTTGGTAGGAAGGGCATTGAATACCTGTCGGACTGCGTAGCGGCAGGAAAAAACATTGATGTCAGGAAACTCGACGTTGAAAAATCGACAAAGCTCAAGGCAGAAGAAAGTCAGGGGCTGCTGTCCGAGCCTTGGGACATCATAACCCTTCTGGAAAATTCGCTTGCGTTGCAGACATCCAAGATGCAAGGCGAAAGCGACCTTGGTCCCGGCGTGCGGGTTGCAGGCAACCACGCGATAGCAATCGCCAGGAACGCCTCGGTTGAAGAGGGGACGGTGCTTGACGCAAGGCAAGGAGGCATCTACATTGGCCCGGACGCATATGTCGCGACGAGCAGGATAGTCGGACCGGCATACATCGGAGGCATGACGCAGGTAAAGCAATTCACAATAATAGAGTCAAGCTTTATCGGCCACAACTGCAGGGTGGCCGGTGAAATAGAGCACTCTGTAATTTCTGATCACACCAACAAGACGCATGCAGGCTTTATCGGCCATTCGTACGTCGGCGAATGGGTCAACATAGGAGCCATGACAACTACATCTGACCTGAAAATGACGTACGGCAGCATCAAGATGGCAAGTGGCGGCGGCAAGACCAAAGTCGACACCGGCCAGAACAAGATCGGGTCGTTCATTGCCGACATGACCAAGACGTCCATTGGCACGCTCATTTACAGCGGCAGGCGGATCGGCACCTCTTCTCACCTGCATGGCCTCGTCGCACAGGACGTGCCAAGCTTTACCATTTACGGCTCTAGCATCGGGGCGACCAACACAGAATTGGAGCTCTGCTCAGCCATAGAAACACAAAAGAAAATGATGTCGCGCCGGAACCAGACGATGAGCAAGGCCTACGAGCAGATGATAAAAGATGTCTTTTCCATGACCGCAACAGAGAGAAAGCGTGCTGGCGTCCGCAAGGCCAAATTCGCTCTCTAG
- a CDS encoding LPXTG cell wall anchor domain-containing protein, which yields MLSVLSILPEGSVRDETTFFILIGGLAVLVGAAIYLRIRRKREEEDPH from the coding sequence GTGCTTTCAGTTCTTTCAATCCTCCCCGAGGGGAGCGTCAGAGACGAGACCACATTCTTTATCCTGATTGGCGGCCTTGCAGTGCTTGTCGGCGCGGCGATATACCTGAGGATCAGAAGAAAAAGAGAGGAAGAAGATCCCCATTGA
- a CDS encoding alkaline phosphatase family protein, which yields MKGIRLVYVLLDGIGDLPHPLLNDLTPLEAAYTPNLDALARNGAMGKVISVGKGIAPQSDIAVFNMLGYSFKDGSYVGRGVIESIGCNIDFRDGDLALRGNFATIDDKLKIVDRRAGRVISSEEAKAVCKTLRDNIRFSDKDASIALEPTIAHRVVIRLRHAKMKLSDKITNTDPAYDKIDGMGIAKDTTGEMFVQKSAAEEDSDQARTAAKMLNEFTTQVVQLLRDHPVNRARIAAGKKPMNCIIARDSGNRYPHVDPIDKKHGISVGCIVDMPVEIGISKVLGMKMFQAGDVNDYEEKAKVAAKSLKSVNAVYVHIKGPDEFGHDGDARGKKKNIEDIDKRFFGTLMNELKGSSTAIVVSGDHSTPCVKKGHSDDPVPLLVSGSMVKQDGSARFTENYAKRGNLGLLMGADVLSTAIKMVAG from the coding sequence ATGAAAGGCATCCGGCTAGTCTACGTTTTGCTTGATGGCATTGGCGACCTGCCCCACCCTTTACTGAACGATCTGACGCCGCTAGAGGCTGCATATACCCCCAACCTTGACGCGCTAGCAAGGAACGGCGCTATGGGCAAGGTCATAAGCGTGGGCAAAGGGATCGCGCCTCAGTCCGACATTGCGGTTTTCAACATGCTAGGCTACAGCTTCAAGGACGGAAGCTATGTCGGCAGAGGAGTCATCGAATCAATAGGCTGCAACATTGACTTTCGCGATGGCGACCTTGCCCTTCGCGGCAACTTTGCCACGATTGACGACAAGCTGAAGATAGTTGACAGGCGCGCTGGCAGAGTCATCAGCAGCGAAGAGGCAAAGGCTGTGTGCAAGACTCTGCGCGACAACATCAGGTTCAGCGACAAGGACGCTTCGATCGCGCTAGAGCCCACAATTGCCCACAGGGTGGTAATCAGGCTCAGGCACGCTAAGATGAAATTGTCAGACAAGATTACAAACACGGATCCGGCCTATGACAAGATAGATGGCATGGGCATTGCAAAAGACACCACCGGGGAAATGTTTGTCCAAAAGTCTGCCGCCGAGGAGGACAGCGATCAGGCAAGGACCGCTGCCAAGATGCTCAACGAGTTCACAACACAGGTTGTACAGCTTTTGCGTGACCATCCGGTGAACAGGGCAAGGATAGCGGCAGGCAAGAAGCCGATGAACTGCATCATTGCGCGGGACTCTGGCAATAGGTACCCGCATGTCGACCCCATAGACAAAAAGCACGGCATCAGCGTCGGCTGCATAGTGGATATGCCAGTCGAGATCGGGATTTCAAAGGTGCTTGGTATGAAAATGTTCCAAGCTGGCGACGTCAACGACTACGAAGAGAAGGCAAAGGTAGCGGCCAAGAGCCTCAAGTCGGTCAACGCAGTCTATGTCCATATCAAGGGACCAGATGAATTTGGCCATGACGGCGACGCGCGGGGCAAAAAGAAGAACATCGAGGACATCGACAAGCGCTTTTTTGGGACGCTCATGAATGAGTTGAAAGGCAGCAGTACCGCCATAGTCGTCTCTGGCGACCACTCTACCCCCTGCGTAAAGAAAGGGCACAGCGACGACCCTGTCCCGCTTCTCGTGTCAGGCAGCATGGTCAAGCAGGACGGCAGCGCGAGGTTTACCGAAAATTATGCCAAGCGCGGCAACTTGGGACTCCTGATGGGCGCGGACGTGCTCTCAACCGCAATCAAGATGGTGGCCGGCTAG
- a CDS encoding transcription initiation factor IIB translates to MTSAEYYTQCSECGANLIQDHSKGEYICERCGCVMMDQVEDFGRESNATDFEEKSKNMRASGSTSFALHDYGLRTEIAYGSKDYAGKSIDYQMAETMNSIRKWHIRSRIVSAQERRLSNVLTKINEICAAMSLPKLLVETSAILYRNYESSCEAKGKSIACMAAATIYLACKKCSVVRSLEEIVKATGVTDQDRSSVKLASKYYRMMVMEMGVFTEQQPPAQAASTPQQPSPAVSLAIDYYISKLANMAKIDTKVERLAIDIAHKTDDHLLADGKAPNGLAAAYIYIASIFLGVNILQRDVSSLSGVTEVTIRNRCKDILTNFKMTVTVKPQQVRPGFAA, encoded by the coding sequence ATGACGTCTGCAGAATACTATACCCAGTGCTCCGAGTGCGGCGCAAACCTCATTCAGGACCACAGCAAGGGCGAATACATTTGCGAGAGGTGCGGCTGCGTCATGATGGATCAGGTCGAGGACTTTGGGCGCGAATCAAACGCCACCGACTTTGAGGAAAAGTCCAAGAACATGAGAGCAAGCGGCTCAACCAGTTTTGCTTTGCACGATTATGGGCTGAGAACAGAGATTGCCTACGGCTCAAAGGACTATGCCGGCAAGTCGATAGACTACCAGATGGCCGAAACCATGAACAGCATCCGCAAATGGCACATCCGGAGCAGGATCGTCTCTGCGCAGGAGCGCAGGCTGTCAAATGTCCTCACAAAGATAAATGAGATATGCGCCGCAATGTCCCTTCCAAAACTCTTGGTCGAGACATCAGCGATCCTTTACCGTAACTATGAGAGCAGCTGCGAGGCAAAGGGCAAGTCAATTGCCTGCATGGCCGCGGCCACCATCTATCTTGCGTGCAAAAAGTGCTCGGTGGTGCGCTCGCTAGAAGAAATTGTGAAAGCCACCGGCGTGACCGATCAGGACAGGTCAAGCGTCAAGCTGGCATCAAAGTACTACAGGATGATGGTTATGGAGATGGGGGTGTTTACGGAGCAGCAGCCACCGGCGCAAGCCGCCAGCACACCGCAGCAGCCTTCACCGGCAGTCTCACTTGCCATTGACTACTACATATCAAAGCTTGCCAACATGGCCAAGATAGACACCAAAGTGGAAAGGCTCGCAATCGATATCGCGCACAAGACGGACGACCACTTGCTAGCAGACGGCAAGGCGCCAAACGGCCTAGCGGCAGCATACATCTACATCGCTTCGATATTTTTGGGCGTCAACATACTCCAGCGTGATGTGTCTAGCTTGTCTGGCGTCACCGAAGTGACGATCAGAAACAGGTGCAAGGACATACTTACCAACTTCAAGATGACGGTAACAGTAAAGCCGCAACAGGTCAGGCCGGGCTTTGCAGCATAA
- a CDS encoding signal recognition particle subunit SRP19/SEC65 family protein, whose protein sequence is MKDYDHVVLWLDYFNKNLKRRQGRKVNREQAVFDPTVQELAEAAKAAGFQFSDQEVNDNARFPRRSFTRSGYVMVAKKEGVKKSQVIDAVAEKIVQRRSKQKSGKK, encoded by the coding sequence TTGAAGGACTACGACCACGTCGTGCTCTGGCTTGACTACTTTAACAAGAACCTCAAGAGGCGGCAGGGCCGCAAGGTCAACAGAGAGCAGGCGGTATTTGACCCTACTGTGCAAGAGCTGGCAGAGGCAGCCAAGGCTGCTGGCTTCCAGTTCTCGGATCAAGAAGTGAACGATAACGCCAGGTTCCCTCGAAGGTCTTTTACCAGATCCGGTTATGTGATGGTTGCAAAAAAAGAGGGTGTCAAAAAGTCGCAGGTGATCGACGCGGTCGCCGAAAAGATAGTGCAGAGAAGAAGCAAGCAAAAGTCCGGCAAGAAATGA
- a CDS encoding nucleotidyltransferase family protein — MKAVILAGGLGTRLQPYTFFIPKPMLPLGNKPLLEYIIEWLKNSGGIDHIVICVSYLHRTIEDYFEDGARFGVEIEYARSERPLATAGQLKTAEKLLDEPFVCVYGDSVYEFNLRKMLKEHRESKAFVTMALLQYSTKLKYGFIDLNGQEKVTAWREKPEISGLINIGCYVMEPEFLKIIPKSGSFGMDDAVRKVLEQKKTVKGFRIDTGFIDIGDKKSYLDAYKQYASRLGKI; from the coding sequence ATGAAGGCAGTAATCTTGGCAGGAGGGCTGGGCACAAGGCTTCAACCCTATACGTTCTTTATCCCAAAGCCGATGCTTCCGCTTGGCAACAAGCCTCTTCTTGAATACATCATCGAGTGGCTAAAGAACTCTGGCGGCATTGACCATATCGTTATTTGCGTCAGCTACCTTCACAGGACGATCGAGGACTATTTTGAGGACGGCGCCCGCTTTGGAGTCGAGATCGAATACGCTAGATCAGAAAGACCGCTTGCAACCGCTGGCCAGCTAAAGACTGCGGAAAAGTTACTCGACGAGCCGTTTGTGTGCGTTTATGGCGACTCTGTTTACGAGTTTAACCTGCGCAAGATGCTAAAGGAGCACAGAGAGTCAAAGGCGTTTGTCACAATGGCGCTCCTGCAATACTCGACAAAGCTAAAGTACGGCTTTATTGACTTAAACGGGCAGGAAAAGGTCACTGCCTGGCGCGAAAAGCCGGAGATAAGCGGGCTGATAAACATCGGCTGCTACGTGATGGAGCCAGAATTCTTGAAGATAATACCCAAGTCAGGGTCGTTTGGAATGGACGATGCGGTAAGAAAGGTGTTGGAACAAAAAAAGACGGTCAAGGGCTTCAGGATAGATACTGGCTTTATTGACATTGGCGACAAAAAGTCATACCTCGACGCCTACAAGCAGTATGCAAGCAGGCTGGGCAAGATCTAG